In one Erythrobacteraceae bacterium WH01K genomic region, the following are encoded:
- the thiL gene encoding thiamine-phosphate kinase: MTGELAFIEALRRLPLHRGARGLADDAAVLKIGGETLVLTHDSMVEGVHWLPSQDMADVAWKLVATNLSDLAAKGAEPVGLMLSHTLGRDDDRFLHGLGEAMLTFGCPLLGGDTVKGDGGDRTLGLTAIGRAVHMPVPSRSGAQPGDTLFLTGPVGAAMAGFEALRAGTQGDTAAFRRPMPLLEQGRALAPHVTAMMDVSDGLLLDSWRLATASGVTLVIASEEVPIGVPEDRRADALRWGDDYQLLFTAPLSAALPAGAVPVGTVEEGETPLILDGLAVTDASGLGYAH, translated from the coding sequence CTGACGGGCGAGCTTGCCTTCATCGAGGCGCTGCGCCGCCTGCCCCTCCACCGGGGCGCGCGGGGTCTGGCAGACGATGCCGCCGTGCTGAAAATCGGCGGCGAAACGCTGGTGCTGACCCATGACAGCATGGTCGAAGGCGTCCACTGGCTGCCTTCGCAGGACATGGCCGACGTCGCCTGGAAACTGGTCGCCACCAATCTGTCCGACCTTGCAGCGAAGGGGGCGGAGCCTGTCGGCCTGATGCTGTCCCACACGCTGGGCCGGGACGACGACCGCTTCCTGCATGGCCTGGGCGAAGCCATGCTGACCTTTGGCTGCCCCCTGCTGGGCGGCGACACGGTAAAGGGCGATGGCGGTGACCGGACGCTGGGCCTGACGGCCATCGGGCGCGCGGTGCATATGCCCGTCCCCTCTCGGTCGGGCGCGCAGCCGGGCGATACGCTGTTCCTGACCGGTCCGGTCGGCGCGGCGATGGCCGGGTTCGAGGCCCTGCGCGCCGGGACGCAGGGCGACACCGCCGCATTCCGCCGCCCGATGCCGCTGCTGGAACAGGGCCGCGCACTTGCCCCCCATGTCACCGCGATGATGGACGTGTCCGACGGCCTGCTGCTCGACAGCTGGCGCCTGGCAACGGCCAGCGGTGTGACGCTGGTCATCGCATCGGAAGAGGTGCCGATCGGTGTGCCCGAAGACCGCCGCGCCGATGCCTTGCGCTGGGGCGACGATTACCAGCTGCTCTTCACCGCGCCCCTCTCCGCAGCCCTTCCGGCGGGCGCGGTTCCGGTCGGCACGGTCGAGGAAGGCGAGACGCCGCTCATCCTAGACGGGCTGGCCGTCACCGATGCATCGGGCCTCGGCTACGCGCACTAG
- a CDS encoding DUF2332 domain-containing protein translates to MMADGQDSGETDGGGKVASDNPGAVMEIASIPQAIEWQSRHCEEAGAPGTAMVVRALLALEDSEAATARRIFGWQGLTLKDALPLRINGGLHNLVLSGEDTRLAAVYGGQVRDQAHADALVRELVQTYDTRLLPWLDGPPQTNEAGRSASLMAGLLWLTELVCPPFEMLEIGSSAGINIMMDRYFFDLGGRTVGSAGSLMRIEPEWKGDAPPATSPAIVSIRGCDIAPVDLTDAEAALRLKSYVWPEASERMHRIDVARELAMESPPDIARLDAAGFVTQALAQDQAEGTTRVLFHSLVWQYVPDFQQDAVIEAMEEAAASASPGRPLAWLSLETNRETFAHELVARYWDGATKGEPHLLASAHPHGAWVEWLA, encoded by the coding sequence ATGATGGCAGATGGGCAGGATTCGGGCGAAACGGATGGCGGTGGGAAAGTAGCTTCCGACAATCCGGGCGCGGTGATGGAAATCGCATCCATCCCGCAAGCGATCGAATGGCAGTCGCGCCACTGCGAGGAGGCTGGCGCGCCGGGCACCGCCATGGTGGTCCGTGCCCTGCTGGCGCTGGAAGATAGCGAGGCAGCGACCGCCCGGCGGATCTTCGGCTGGCAAGGCCTGACGCTGAAGGACGCGCTGCCGCTGCGCATCAATGGCGGCCTGCACAACCTTGTCCTGTCGGGAGAGGACACGCGGCTGGCGGCGGTCTATGGCGGGCAGGTGCGCGATCAAGCCCATGCCGATGCGCTGGTGCGCGAATTGGTGCAAACCTACGACACGCGGCTGCTGCCGTGGCTGGACGGACCGCCGCAGACCAACGAGGCCGGGCGCTCGGCCAGCCTGATGGCAGGCCTGTTATGGCTGACGGAGCTTGTGTGTCCCCCCTTCGAGATGCTCGAAATCGGGTCCAGTGCAGGCATCAACATCATGATGGATCGCTATTTCTTCGATCTGGGCGGCCGCACGGTCGGCTCGGCAGGCAGTCTGATGCGGATAGAGCCCGAATGGAAAGGCGATGCGCCGCCCGCGACGTCGCCCGCGATCGTGTCGATCAGGGGATGCGACATCGCGCCCGTCGACCTGACCGATGCTGAGGCGGCCTTGCGTCTGAAGAGCTATGTCTGGCCCGAGGCGTCGGAGCGGATGCACCGGATCGATGTAGCGCGGGAGCTGGCGATGGAAAGCCCGCCCGATATTGCGCGGCTCGATGCTGCCGGGTTCGTGACGCAGGCGCTCGCGCAGGACCAGGCAGAAGGGACCACGCGGGTGCTGTTCCATTCCCTCGTCTGGCAATATGTCCCCGATTTCCAGCAGGATGCCGTGATTGAGGCGATGGAGGAGGCAGCCGCATCCGCCTCGCCCGGGCGTCCGCTGGCGTGGCTATCACTCGAGACCAACCGGGAAACCTTCGCGCACGAACTGGTCGCCCGGTACTGGGACGGAGCCACGAAGGGCGAGCCGCATTTGCTCGCCAGCGCCCACCCGCATGGCGCGTGGGTCGAGTGGCTGGCCTAG
- the hisD gene encoding histidinol dehydrogenase, with protein sequence MRHISTSDPDFAERFDRLVNARRDTAQDVGRDVSEIIARVRAQGDRALIEYTQRFDGHGLGGDGDWTISADRCEEAHAGLDGELRDALHLAADRIRAYHEAQLPEDRDYTDDAGVRLGAKWLPVDAAGLYVPGGRAAYPSSLLMNAIPAKVAGVGRLAVVTPTPKGEVNPLVLAAAHIAGVDEIWRIGGAQAIAALAHGTDRIAPVDVITGPGNAWVAEAKRQLYGTVGIDMVAGPSEILVIADAKNDPAWIAADLLSQAEHDPTSQSILITDDAAFAAMVEDQVDLQCAALATGKTARQSWDSNGTLIVVDTLEDALPLANRLAAEHVELAVDDPDALMKGLRHAGSVFLGRHVPEAIGDYVAGPNHVLPTGRRARFASGLSVLDFMKRTSFIAMGADGLGALGPAAARLAHAEGLPAHAASIEMRLK encoded by the coding sequence ATGCGACACATTTCCACCAGCGATCCCGATTTTGCAGAGCGGTTCGACCGGCTGGTCAATGCCCGCCGCGACACCGCGCAGGATGTCGGGCGCGACGTATCCGAAATCATCGCCCGCGTCAGGGCGCAGGGCGACCGCGCGCTGATCGAATATACGCAGCGTTTCGACGGCCACGGCCTCGGCGGCGATGGCGACTGGACGATTTCGGCGGACCGGTGCGAGGAAGCGCATGCCGGGCTGGACGGCGAATTGCGCGATGCGCTGCACCTGGCGGCCGACCGCATCCGCGCCTATCACGAGGCGCAGCTGCCCGAGGATCGCGACTATACCGACGATGCCGGCGTGCGACTGGGCGCGAAGTGGCTGCCGGTGGATGCCGCGGGCCTGTATGTGCCGGGCGGACGCGCGGCCTATCCCTCTTCGCTGCTGATGAACGCCATTCCTGCAAAGGTCGCGGGCGTCGGGCGTCTGGCGGTGGTCACCCCCACACCGAAGGGCGAGGTCAATCCGCTGGTCCTGGCAGCCGCGCATATTGCGGGCGTGGACGAGATATGGCGCATCGGCGGGGCGCAGGCCATTGCCGCGCTGGCCCACGGCACGGACCGCATCGCGCCGGTCGATGTCATCACCGGCCCCGGCAATGCCTGGGTCGCGGAGGCGAAGCGCCAGCTTTACGGCACGGTCGGCATCGACATGGTTGCCGGGCCGAGCGAGATCCTGGTCATTGCCGATGCGAAGAACGATCCGGCATGGATTGCCGCCGACCTGCTGAGCCAGGCGGAACACGATCCGACCAGCCAGTCCATCCTGATCACCGACGATGCCGCGTTTGCCGCCATGGTGGAGGACCAGGTCGACCTGCAATGCGCCGCGCTGGCGACCGGCAAGACCGCCCGGCAGAGCTGGGATTCCAATGGCACCCTGATCGTCGTCGACACGCTGGAAGACGCCCTCCCCCTCGCCAATCGCCTTGCCGCGGAACACGTGGAGCTGGCGGTGGACGATCCGGACGCGCTGATGAAGGGCCTGCGCCATGCTGGCAGCGTCTTCCTCGGCCGCCACGTGCCCGAAGCCATCGGCGATTACGTGGCGGGGCCTAACCATGTCCTGCCGACCGGTCGCCGCGCACGGTTTGCCAGCGGGCTGTCGGTTCTAGATTTCATGAAGCGCACCAGCTTCATCGCGATGGGCGCCGACGGGCTGGGAGCGCTTGGCCCTGCCGCTGCCCGCCTGGCCCATGCGGAGGGCTTGCCTGCCCATGCCGCATCTATAGAGATGCGCCTCAAATGA
- the nusB gene encoding transcription antitermination factor NusB produces MNSPKRSPKRSVARSAARLAAVQALYQKDMEGTPLPKLLNEFHQHRLGQEVEDEQYAEAETDFFDDIVKGVDARRGEIDAAIEARLASGWSLKRLDKAMLQILRCGTYELLARADIPVGAAISEYVDVAKAFFDDRDAKFVNGLLDGVAKDVRA; encoded by the coding sequence ATGAATTCTCCCAAACGATCCCCAAAACGATCTGTCGCGCGCTCCGCCGCCCGCCTCGCCGCCGTCCAGGCCCTTTACCAGAAGGACATGGAGGGCACGCCGCTGCCCAAGCTGCTCAACGAATTCCACCAGCACCGGCTGGGGCAGGAGGTCGAGGACGAGCAATATGCCGAGGCGGAAACCGATTTCTTCGACGACATCGTGAAGGGCGTCGATGCCCGGCGCGGGGAAATCGACGCCGCGATCGAGGCCCGGCTGGCCAGCGGCTGGTCGCTCAAGCGGCTGGACAAGGCGATGCTGCAGATCCTGCGCTGCGGGACATACGAACTGCTGGCCCGGGCGGATATTCCGGTCGGCGCGGCGATCAGCGAATATGTCGACGTGGCCAAGGCCTTCTTCGACGACCGCGACGCGAAATTCGTGAACGGCCTGCTCGACGGCGTGGCGAAGGACGTGCGCGCCTGA
- a CDS encoding GNAT family N-acetyltransferase, with translation MASSARSARADNQDTGIRVALLRRGDPDLPAARWDQLAWECALPNPFFERWALLPALDAFAPGDSVRLACIYEADRLIGLLPVVHSGDYYGYPVPHYRTWLHANAFCGAPLVLQGREVAFWEALLDWADAASASALFLHLAGLPEDGPLYAALARAADRHNRPSAVVMREERALLSSDLAPAAYFDQSMSGKKRKELRRQARRLGEEGTIHFSRETDERSIAQWSGQFLALEKKGWKGDEGSALASAAETERFFREAMENAAGLGRLERLTLMLDGAPIAMLANLVAAPGVFSFKTAYDEAYARFSPGVLLQRENLDLLERRDIEWCDSCASEGHPMIERIWREKRTILRVSVGLGGVLRRQVARAFLAAETRQFPHKLETGSRSAALERRS, from the coding sequence GTGGCAAGCAGCGCACGATCCGCACGCGCGGACAATCAGGATACAGGCATCCGGGTCGCCCTGCTGCGGCGCGGCGATCCCGACCTGCCTGCCGCGCGGTGGGACCAGTTGGCATGGGAATGTGCCCTGCCCAACCCCTTCTTCGAACGCTGGGCGCTGCTCCCTGCGCTGGATGCCTTCGCCCCCGGCGACAGCGTTCGCCTTGCCTGCATCTACGAAGCGGACCGTCTGATCGGCCTGCTGCCCGTCGTCCATAGCGGGGATTATTACGGCTATCCCGTGCCGCATTATCGTACATGGCTTCACGCCAATGCCTTTTGCGGCGCGCCGCTGGTGTTGCAGGGACGCGAGGTTGCGTTCTGGGAGGCACTGCTGGACTGGGCCGACGCAGCCTCTGCCAGCGCGCTGTTCCTCCACCTGGCAGGCTTGCCCGAAGACGGGCCGCTCTACGCCGCGCTTGCCCGCGCGGCGGACCGGCATAACCGGCCCTCCGCCGTCGTGATGCGCGAAGAGCGCGCCCTGCTGAGCTCGGACCTCGCCCCTGCTGCCTATTTCGACCAGTCGATGAGCGGGAAGAAGCGCAAGGAATTGCGCCGCCAGGCACGCCGCCTGGGCGAGGAAGGCACCATCCACTTCTCCCGCGAGACGGATGAACGCAGCATCGCACAGTGGTCCGGCCAATTCCTGGCGCTGGAGAAGAAGGGCTGGAAAGGCGATGAAGGCAGCGCGCTCGCCAGTGCCGCCGAAACCGAGCGTTTCTTCCGCGAGGCGATGGAGAACGCGGCCGGTCTGGGCCGGCTCGAACGGTTGACACTGATGCTGGACGGCGCGCCCATCGCAATGCTGGCAAACCTCGTCGCGGCCCCGGGCGTCTTCAGCTTCAAGACGGCCTATGACGAGGCCTATGCCCGTTTCAGCCCGGGCGTGCTGCTGCAGCGCGAGAACCTCGACCTGCTGGAGCGCCGCGACATCGAATGGTGCGATAGCTGCGCCTCCGAAGGGCATCCGATGATCGAACGTATCTGGCGCGAGAAACGCACGATCCTGCGCGTTTCCGTCGGTCTCGGCGGAGTGCTGAGGCGACAGGTTGCCCGCGCCTTCCTCGCCGCCGAAACACGGCAGTTTCCCCACAAGCTCGAAACCGGGAGCCGCAGCGCGGCTCTGGAAAGGAGGTCATGA
- a CDS encoding SDR family NAD(P)-dependent oxidoreductase codes for MAYENECWWITGASSGIGAALARELGARGARVILSGRDEDRLAGVASDIATDTLILPFDVRDHDAMLRATGKAAEWAGESATDSPGGIDGFVANAGVSQRSRAVKTDMQVYRDIIDIDLTSQIAATQALLPHMTQRKTGRLLFISSIAGKVGVPMRTAYCAAKFGLAGYADALRAELSQDGVDVHVIYPGSVATDVSRNALKGDGAKREKSDKVIDNGIPADEAAATMLDAVALNQREIIVARGMEEAMGELRRTPDQLFDQVAGMVADGYMEKMEASE; via the coding sequence ATGGCTTACGAAAACGAATGCTGGTGGATTACCGGCGCATCCAGCGGCATCGGCGCCGCGCTGGCCCGCGAACTGGGCGCACGCGGCGCACGGGTCATCCTGTCGGGCCGCGACGAGGACCGGCTGGCCGGCGTGGCGAGCGATATCGCTACCGACACGCTTATCCTCCCCTTCGACGTGCGCGATCATGACGCGATGCTGCGGGCGACCGGCAAGGCCGCGGAATGGGCCGGAGAATCGGCAACCGACAGCCCGGGCGGGATCGACGGTTTCGTCGCCAATGCGGGCGTCTCGCAGCGCAGCCGCGCGGTGAAGACGGACATGCAGGTCTACCGCGACATCATAGATATCGACCTGACGTCCCAGATCGCCGCGACGCAGGCGCTGTTGCCGCACATGACGCAGCGCAAAACGGGCCGTCTGCTGTTCATTTCCAGCATTGCGGGCAAGGTCGGCGTGCCGATGCGCACGGCCTATTGCGCGGCGAAGTTCGGCCTTGCCGGCTACGCCGATGCCCTGCGTGCAGAGCTGTCGCAGGACGGCGTCGACGTCCATGTCATCTATCCCGGCTCGGTCGCCACCGATGTCAGTCGCAATGCGCTGAAGGGCGACGGGGCGAAGCGCGAGAAGAGCGACAAGGTGATCGACAACGGCATCCCCGCGGACGAGGCGGCCGCGACCATGCTGGACGCCGTTGCCCTCAACCAGCGCGAGATCATCGTGGCGCGCGGCATGGAAGAAGCGATGGGCGAGCTTCGGCGCACGCCCGACCAGCTTTTCGACCAGGTCGCAGGCATGGTCGCCGACGGCTACATGGAGAAGATGGAGGCCAGCGAGTGA
- the hisG gene encoding ATP phosphoribosyltransferase, giving the protein MSQTPLTFAVPKGRILDEALPVMARSGVVPEDAFHDKGNRSLTFATTRDDMSLIRVRAFDVATFVAHGAAQMGIVGSDVIEEFDYSDLYAPVDLDIGHCHLAVAEPADMDMSARGASHLRIATKYPNLTRRFFEAQGIQAECVKLNGAMEIAPSLGLAGRIVDLVSTGRTLKENGLVERERILDISARLIVNRAALKTDARVAALVEAFRADAEDRQKAA; this is encoded by the coding sequence ATGTCGCAAACGCCGCTTACCTTCGCCGTGCCCAAGGGCCGTATCCTCGACGAAGCGCTGCCGGTCATGGCGCGTTCGGGTGTCGTGCCGGAGGACGCATTCCACGACAAGGGCAACCGCAGCCTGACCTTCGCCACCACGCGGGACGACATGTCGCTCATTCGCGTGCGGGCCTTCGACGTGGCGACCTTCGTCGCGCATGGCGCAGCGCAGATGGGCATTGTCGGCTCCGACGTGATTGAGGAATTCGACTATTCCGACCTTTATGCGCCGGTCGATCTCGACATCGGTCACTGCCATCTTGCCGTGGCGGAGCCTGCCGATATGGACATGAGCGCGCGCGGAGCCAGCCACCTGCGGATCGCCACCAAATATCCCAACCTGACCCGCCGTTTCTTCGAGGCGCAGGGCATCCAGGCCGAATGCGTGAAGCTGAACGGGGCGATGGAAATTGCCCCGTCGCTGGGCCTTGCCGGGCGCATCGTCGACCTGGTTTCCACCGGCCGGACGCTGAAGGAAAACGGGCTGGTCGAGCGTGAACGCATCCTCGACATCAGTGCGCGCCTGATCGTCAACCGTGCGGCGCTGAAGACCGATGCCCGCGTCGCCGCGCTGGTCGAGGCGTTCCGCGCCGATGCCGAAGACAGGCAGAAGGCAGCCTGA
- a CDS encoding alpha/beta hydrolase: MEQVRVRLANGIELDVVDTGPPPGQDGANTLIFLHGFPESHRTWRHQIAHFRDRYRCIAPDQRGYRGSSKPQDAASYTPDKLIGDIFQLADALGVETFTIVGHDWGGAIAWGVALGGQGSRVTRAIIANAPHPLVFQRLLYTHPGQREASQYIRGFRDPANDALIREKGIPGILEQEVTWGRSDAMEQAEHDALMRDYEDRDAAVGMINYYRASPIVVPPMDAPFEIPADWTPPALPDLSIPTLVIWALDDGALPPENLEGLDEVIDDLTVVEEPGCGHFVPWEAPQAVNEGMEDFLSR; the protein is encoded by the coding sequence ATGGAGCAGGTCCGCGTCCGGCTGGCGAACGGGATCGAACTGGATGTCGTCGATACCGGCCCTCCGCCGGGGCAGGACGGCGCCAACACGCTGATCTTCCTCCACGGTTTTCCCGAAAGCCACCGGACCTGGCGCCACCAGATTGCGCATTTCCGCGACCGCTATCGCTGCATTGCGCCCGACCAGCGCGGCTATCGCGGTTCGTCGAAACCGCAGGACGCGGCGTCCTATACGCCAGACAAGCTGATCGGCGACATCTTCCAGCTGGCCGATGCGCTGGGCGTGGAGACCTTCACCATCGTCGGCCATGACTGGGGCGGCGCGATTGCGTGGGGCGTGGCGCTGGGCGGACAGGGGTCGCGCGTGACGCGGGCCATCATCGCCAACGCTCCTCATCCGCTGGTCTTCCAGAGGCTGCTCTACACCCATCCCGGCCAGCGCGAGGCGAGCCAGTATATCCGAGGCTTCCGCGATCCCGCGAACGACGCCCTGATCCGCGAGAAGGGCATTCCCGGCATTCTCGAACAGGAAGTGACCTGGGGCCGGTCCGACGCGATGGAGCAGGCAGAACACGACGCGTTGATGCGCGATTACGAGGACCGCGATGCTGCGGTCGGCATGATCAATTACTACCGCGCCAGCCCGATCGTCGTGCCGCCGATGGACGCGCCCTTCGAAATCCCGGCGGACTGGACGCCGCCCGCCCTGCCGGACCTCTCCATCCCCACCCTCGTCATCTGGGCGCTGGACGATGGCGCGCTACCGCCGGAGAACCTTGAGGGGCTGGACGAGGTCATCGACGACCTGACCGTGGTGGAGGAGCCAGGCTGCGGGCACTTCGTCCCGTGGGAGGCACCGCAGGCGGTCAACGAAGGGATGGAGGACTTCCTCTCGCGCTAG
- a CDS encoding transcriptional regulator, with translation MAGDADTLPQAVFPPSSRDAFAANYPETPHVLRHSLERHDLLTLDALANLAQALPAGSIEYNRGDLPIGVDGKPGSNGLSIADTIRHIATSNSWAVLKNIEQAPAYRALVLRLLGELEPSIEAKTGEMLRPQGFVFISSPDAVTPYHFDPEHNILLQLVGSKVMTQFPAGDAAYAPDTVHESYHSGGARELPWSDALAPDGTEYPITAGEALFVPVMAPHFVRNGPESSISLSITWRSDWSFAEADARGFNRLARRAGLEPSAPGRWPATNRGKALAYRAARRLGLAG, from the coding sequence ATGGCGGGCGACGCAGACACGCTGCCGCAAGCTGTCTTCCCCCCGTCCTCTCGCGATGCCTTCGCCGCGAATTATCCCGAAACGCCGCATGTCCTGCGCCATTCGCTCGAACGGCACGACCTGCTGACGCTGGACGCGCTGGCAAACCTGGCGCAGGCTCTCCCCGCAGGCAGCATCGAATACAATCGCGGCGACCTGCCGATCGGCGTGGACGGCAAGCCCGGGAGCAACGGCCTCTCGATCGCCGATACCATTCGCCATATCGCCACCAGCAATAGCTGGGCGGTCCTGAAGAATATCGAACAGGCCCCGGCCTACCGCGCCCTGGTGCTGCGCCTGCTGGGCGAGTTAGAACCGTCGATCGAGGCAAAGACCGGCGAGATGCTGCGGCCTCAGGGCTTCGTCTTCATCTCCAGCCCCGACGCAGTCACGCCCTATCATTTCGACCCGGAGCACAACATCCTGCTGCAACTGGTCGGCAGCAAGGTGATGACCCAGTTTCCCGCGGGCGATGCGGCCTATGCGCCCGATACGGTGCATGAAAGCTATCATTCGGGCGGAGCGCGCGAATTGCCGTGGAGCGACGCGCTGGCACCGGACGGCACCGAATATCCCATCACTGCCGGGGAAGCCCTGTTCGTGCCCGTGATGGCGCCGCATTTCGTGCGCAACGGCCCCGAAAGCTCGATCTCGCTTTCGATCACCTGGCGCAGCGACTGGAGTTTTGCAGAGGCCGATGCGCGCGGGTTCAACCGGCTGGCGCGCCGCGCGGGGCTCGAACCCTCCGCACCCGGCCGCTGGCCTGCCACCAACCGGGGGAAGGCGCTTGCGTACCGCGCAGCCCGGCGACTTGGCCTCGCCGGCTGA
- a CDS encoding sodium-translocating pyrophosphatase — translation MNTIIIAILLGLLAVVYGIITSRQVLGAGAGNEKMQQIAGAIQEGAQAYLRRQYTTIGIVGLAVAVIVFLFLGPVLTVGFIVGAILSGVAGFIGMNISVRANVRTAAAAQSGLQHGLTVAFRAGAVTGMLVAGLALLAIAGFYYVLVGPMGLDLTVLDEKREIIDALVGLAFGASLISIFARLGGGIFTKAADVGADLVGKVEAGIPEDDPRNPATIADNVGDNVGDCAGMAADLFETYVVTVGATMVLTALLFTGLAADQLNALMSLPLLVGGVCIVTSIIGTYMVRLGKSQNIMGALYKGFITTAVLSIPAIYFATAFVLGDMNAPIGGAPLAGETGFTTETAEATVASFTGMDLFWSMMVGLAVTGLIIWITEYYTGTEYRPVRSIAKSSETGHGTNVIQGLAISLESTALPTLVIVVGIIVTYQLAGLMGIAFAATSMLALAGMVVALDAYGPVTDNAGGIAEMSELDQSVRDKTDALDAVGNTTKAVTKGYAIGSAGLAALVLFSAYTADLEEFFPEVDVSFSLENPYVIVGLLLGALLPYLFGAMGMTAVGRAAGDVVVDVRDQFANDAGIMEGTSRPDYARTVDLVTKAAIREMILPSMLPVLAPIAVYFAITLVAGQANGFAALGALLLGVIVGGIFVALSMTAGGGAWDNAKKYIEDGNHGGKGSEAHKAAVTGDTVGDPYKDTAGPAVNPMIKITNIVALLLLAALAAN, via the coding sequence GTGAACACAATTATCATAGCGATCCTGCTGGGTTTGCTTGCCGTCGTCTACGGCATCATTACCAGCAGACAGGTTCTCGGCGCAGGGGCCGGGAACGAGAAGATGCAGCAGATTGCCGGTGCCATCCAGGAAGGCGCGCAGGCCTATCTTCGCCGCCAGTACACCACCATCGGTATCGTCGGACTGGCCGTTGCGGTCATCGTCTTCCTGTTCCTCGGCCCGGTCCTGACCGTCGGCTTCATCGTCGGGGCGATCCTGTCGGGCGTGGCCGGGTTCATCGGGATGAACATCTCCGTGCGCGCCAATGTCCGCACCGCTGCCGCCGCGCAGTCGGGCCTGCAGCACGGCCTGACCGTCGCGTTCCGTGCAGGCGCGGTCACGGGGATGCTGGTCGCTGGCCTCGCCCTGCTGGCGATTGCGGGCTTCTATTACGTGCTGGTCGGCCCGATGGGGCTGGACCTGACCGTGCTGGATGAAAAGCGCGAGATTATCGACGCGCTGGTCGGCCTCGCCTTCGGAGCCTCGCTCATTTCCATCTTCGCACGTCTTGGCGGAGGCATCTTCACCAAGGCTGCCGATGTCGGCGCCGACCTGGTCGGCAAGGTCGAGGCAGGCATCCCGGAGGATGATCCGCGCAACCCGGCCACCATTGCCGACAATGTGGGCGACAATGTCGGCGACTGCGCCGGCATGGCCGCCGACCTGTTCGAAACCTATGTCGTGACCGTCGGCGCGACCATGGTGCTGACCGCTCTGCTGTTCACCGGTCTTGCCGCGGACCAGCTCAACGCGCTGATGAGCCTGCCGTTGCTGGTTGGCGGGGTCTGCATCGTGACTTCGATCATCGGTACGTACATGGTGCGTCTGGGCAAGTCGCAGAACATCATGGGCGCCCTTTACAAGGGGTTCATCACCACCGCCGTCCTGTCGATCCCGGCAATCTATTTCGCCACCGCCTTCGTGCTGGGCGACATGAACGCGCCCATCGGCGGCGCTCCGCTGGCGGGCGAGACCGGCTTCACGACCGAAACGGCAGAGGCGACCGTCGCCAGCTTCACCGGCATGGACCTGTTCTGGTCGATGATGGTGGGCCTGGCAGTGACCGGGCTGATCATCTGGATCACCGAGTACTACACCGGCACGGAATACCGCCCGGTCCGCTCGATCGCCAAGTCGTCCGAAACGGGCCACGGCACCAACGTCATTCAGGGCCTCGCGATTTCGCTGGAATCGACCGCCCTGCCCACGCTGGTGATCGTGGTCGGCATCATCGTGACCTACCAGCTGGCGGGCCTGATGGGCATCGCCTTCGCCGCCACGTCGATGCTGGCGCTGGCGGGCATGGTCGTGGCGCTCGACGCCTATGGCCCGGTGACCGACAATGCAGGCGGCATCGCCGAGATGTCGGAGCTGGACCAGTCGGTGCGTGACAAGACCGATGCGCTGGACGCCGTGGGCAACACGACCAAGGCCGTGACCAAGGGCTATGCCATCGGTTCTGCCGGGCTCGCCGCGCTGGTGCTGTTCAGTGCCTATACGGCCGACCTGGAGGAGTTCTTCCCCGAGGTCGATGTCAGCTTCAGCCTGGAAAATCCCTACGTCATCGTGGGCCTGCTGCTGGGCGCATTGCTGCCCTACCTGTTCGGCGCAATGGGCATGACCGCCGTTGGCCGTGCCGCGGGCGACGTGGTGGTCGACGTGCGCGACCAGTTCGCGAACGATGCCGGTATCATGGAAGGGACCAGCCGTCCCGACTACGCCCGGACGGTCGACCTCGTGACGAAGGCGGCGATCAGGGAAATGATCCTGCCATCCATGCTGCCAGTCCTGGCGCCGATCGCGGTCTATTTCGCGATCACGCTGGTCGCGGGCCAGGCGAACGGCTTCGCGGCGCTGGGCGCGCTGCTGCTGGGCGTAATCGTCGGCGGTATCTTCGTCGCCCTGTCCATGACCGCCGGCGGCGGCGCATGGGACAATGCGAAGAAATATATTGAGGACGGGAATCACGGCGGCAAGGGCTCCGAAGCGCACAAGGCCGCGGTGACCGGCGACACGGTCGGCGATCCTTACAAGGATACCGCAGGTCCGGCCGTCAACCCGATGATCAAGATCACGAATATCGTGGCCCTGCTGCTGCTGGCAGCCCTCGCCGCGAACTGA